GCAGTTCACGCTCGATACGCGCGCGTTCGGCGTCGAAGGCGTCCACCAGTGTGGCCCGGCCGCTGGCCAGGTGGCCGACCTCAGCGGTCAGAGCGGCCAGGCGGGCCTCCGCGTCGGGGCGGGACAGGGCCGCGGTCATGCGGCAACGCAGGTGCCCCATGGCCAACAACAGGCCCAACAGGACGATGAGACCGGCCAGCGCGATCGGCTCCAGCCACCAGACCTGACCGAAGGAGGTGGCCGTGTACGACCAGCCGACGAGGTCGCGCAGGCTGACTTCCAGCGGCTGCTCGGGCGAGGCGATGAAGGGACCGACGGCCAGAATCCCGACCACAATGCCGCCCACGCCGGCGACGAAGAAATCGATCACACTGAACACCGCGCCGCCCAGAACCAGGGGAACGTCCTGCTTCCAGAAGTCGGCCTGGACCACACGGCCCCACAACCACGCCCACCGCCTCTTTCCGGGCGGCGCGGCGCTCGGGGCATCCGCTCCGGTGAAACGCGCCAAGCCCCGGCTGGCCTCGGCCAACAGCGGGAGAGTCAGATGGAAGGCCAGCAGCAGAGGAATCGCGGCGACCACCAGGGGCAGGAATGCCACGGCGTGAAGGAGTTCAATGAGCACCAGCATGCCGCGGCGCCCCCACCGGTGGGCGCGACCGGCGTCGGCTTGGACAGGCATGTGGCAGACCCTACGAGTCGGCGCCGCGC
This genomic stretch from Actinomyces qiguomingii harbors:
- a CDS encoding sensor histidine kinase; this encodes MPVQADAGRAHRWGRRGMLVLIELLHAVAFLPLVVAAIPLLLAFHLTLPLLAEASRGLARFTGADAPSAAPPGKRRWAWLWGRVVQADFWKQDVPLVLGGAVFSVIDFFVAGVGGIVVGILAVGPFIASPEQPLEVSLRDLVGWSYTATSFGQVWWLEPIALAGLIVLLGLLLAMGHLRCRMTAALSRPDAEARLAALTAEVGHLASGRATLVDAFDAERARIERELHDGAQQRLVAAAMHLGTAELHAGRLAEIDPPGGREADAGVIPDSAARRAESLAALRAQVRSAQEEVEASLRSLRETVHGIRPAILTERGLAPALQDLAGRAPLPTIVTVSGEDDDLGAVTSPVTTTVYFAVAEALTNAAKYAGPTARARVEMSVTAGGLTVIVGDDGAGGADPHSPGATGLAGMTQRVESIGGRLLIDSPPGGGTRLTLTAPLTPPWARE